In Bacteroidales bacterium, the DNA window TCTACATTTAAACTCATATCCCTGATGGTAGCTCTTGATGATCAAAAAATTAAGCCAGAAGATATTCTTCCAACTGGAAATGGGCAAATTGTATTTCGTGATAAAAAGGGAAACATCGTTTCAATTCTAAAAGATGCTCACGAAGGTGGATATGGAAATATTACCATCAAACAAGCTTTTGAGCTTTCTTCCAACGTAGGAATTGCCATGGCTATAATGAAAGCTTATGGAAAAAATCCCTCTGAATTCGTCGAGAAAATAGCTAAAAAATATGATTTGCTTTCCCCGCTGAATCTTGAAATCTTGGGCGAAGCAAAACCTTATATGGTCGAACCGGGTAAAAGTGGATGGTCCAACCTCATAAGTCTTCCATGGCTTTCTATTGGATATGGAGTGAAATTAAGCCCCATACATCTGCTCACATTTTACAATGCCATAGCCAACGATGGTGTAATGGTAAAACCACGATTCGTAAAAGCTTTTCTCTCGCGCGAAGATACCATTAAAAAATTTCAACCTGTGATACTAAAATCACCCCTTTGCAAACCTGCCACAGTTGAAATACTAAGGAGTTTTATGGAAGGGGTAGTCGAACAAGGAACTGCTCAGGTACTAAAAAAAGCCACGTTTAAAATTGCCGGTAAAACTGCTACAGCTCAAATTTCAAGAGGTGGAAAGTACAAAGAAGCTGGTAGTGCTGAGTATTATGCAAGTTTTGTAGGATATTTCCCTGCTGACACTCCAATTTATTCTTGTATTGTCGTAGTAAATCGTCCATCTGCCGGAGAATATTATGGAGGAACGGTTGCAGCCCCCGTTTTTCTCGAAATTGCTGACAAGATCTACACATACATGAATCAGCTTATGGTGAAAAAAACAACCGTCACTTCAATGCCGAAAGTGAGCGCCATTACATCCTACAAAAAACTCAGTCATCTTTTTTCTATGTTAGGATGGCAAATTTCCTATCCTATTCCTCAAGATATTTACGATTACGTAAACGTAAATTCTAAAACTCTCGAAACCATACTTCCCACTCAATCCATTCGTAAAAAAATTCTTCCATCTCTCATTGGTTTAAAAGCACAGGATGCTATAGATGTACTTGAAAAACTCAACTGTACCCCTGTGATAGAAGGTAAAGGCGAAGTGGTGGAACAATTTCCTTTCGCAGGAACAACAGTTTACAAAAACATGAAAGTCACTTTAAAACTTAAATGACATGAAAACACTCAAAGAACTCTTTAAAGATTTACCCGTCAAGATTCCTGAAGAGAATCTCACAGTTCATCATATTACTTCAGACAGTAGAAACGTACAACCTGGAGATATCTTTTTTGCCATACCCGGAAGTAATGTTGACGGACATCAATTTATCTCACAAGCTATTGAAAAAGGAGCTCAAGTGATCGTTTGCAAACATTTACCTGAAGAAAGATCTCAAGCTATTTTCGTCCAAGTAGATGATCCTGCCTTTTATTACGGAGAAGTGTGTGCAAGATATTTTGACCACCCATCGAAATCCATGAAAGTCGTAGGTGTAACAGGAACAAACGGTAAAACTTCAACGGTAACTTTTTTATACCAATTGATGCAAAATATGGGATACCGATCTGGACTTATTTCTACCATCCATTATTTCGATGGAATAAAATATTTACCTGCATCACATACAACACCCGATGCATACGTGCTGCAAGCTTTATTACATGAAATGGTTAAAAATGATTGTCGTTTTGTATTTATGGAAGTAAGCTCACATGCTGCTCATCAGAAACGAATCCAAGGCATATACTTTGCTGGCGGTGTATTTACCAATATAACGCACGATCATCTGGATTATCATGGAACTTTTGCCAATTATCTGCGAGCAAAGCAAAGTTTTTTTGATAATCTTCCTCCAGATGCTTTTGCTCTTTATAACTCCGACGATCGAAATGGTTTAATCATCACTCAAAACACTAAAGCAAAGAAATTCTCCTACGGTATCAATTCGTTTGCAGACTTCAAAGCAGAAATCCTTGAAAAAAGTATGGAAGGAAGTTTACTCTCCATCCAAGGAAAACAAGTATGGGTTCAAGTACCTGGAAAATATAATGCTTATAACATACTGGCCACATATGGAGTGGGAACTCTTCTTGGATTAGATGAAAACGACATTCTGATTTCTCTCAGTCAAATTCAAGCGCCTAAAGGGAGGTTTGAAGTTCAAAAATCTGCGGACGGTGTTTATGCTATTGTGGATTACGCCCACACACCTGATGCATTAGAAAAACTACTTACAACGATCAAAGAATTGAACATTTCTGGAGAACTATGGGTGGTTGGAGGAGCTGGCGGAAACAGAGACAAAACGAAACGACCCATCATGGGAGAAATCATGGCTAGCTACGCCGACAAAGTTATCTTAACTAGCGATAATCCTCGTTTTGAAAATCCTGAAAGAATTATCCAAGACATGTTTGAAGGTGTCAGTTCAGACAATAGAAAAAAAATTTTCCAGATGATTGACCGGAGACAAGCTATAGAATTTGCTTGCCGAATGGCAAAACCCAACGATGTAATTCTGATCGTCGGAAAAGGTCACGAGCCTTACCAGGAAATCCAAGGAATAAAGTATCCTTTCAACGATTATGAAATTATAGCAGAAAATTTAAGCAAAAGAACATAGGTATGTTTTATTATGTTTTCGAATTTCTTGACAAAACTTACGATATACCTGGTACTGGCGTATTTCAGTACATCTCGTTCAGAGCTGCTATGTCTGCCATTACCTCCTTACTTATTGCATTACTCATAGGAAAAAGAATTATTAAATGGCTCAAAAAGCATCAGATTGGCGAAGAAATAAGAAACCTAGGGTTAAATGGAGAGGAACAAAAAAGGAATACTCCTACCATGGGTGGTATTATCATTATCATTTCCACCATTGTTCCCACCTTATTGTTTTCAAAACTCGATAATATTTATGTGATTATTATGACAGTTGCCACAGTATGGTTAGGCATGATTGGCTTTATAGATGACTATATCAAAATATTTAGAAAAAATAAAAAAGGACTCAAACCTCTTTTTAAAATATTTGGCCAAATCGCTATTGGATTATTCGTAGGCCTAATGATGTACTTTCATCCTCAAATTGTTATTCGAGAAAAATATAGCAGTCAGGAAATTGCCATTCAATATCAGAAAAAATGCCTAAAGGAAGCTTCGGATTTCTACAAAGAAGAAAGCAGATCTTTGAAAACAACCATTCCTTTTTTGAAAAACAATGAGTTCAACTATGGTGTCCTTACCTCGTGGATGGGAAAATTTCAGAAATACTTTGAGTGGTTGGTATTTGCCATAATAGTTACGTTTATCATTGTTGCCGTGTCAAATGGTGCTAATCTGACTGATGGTCTCGATGGGCTGGCAGCAGGTACCTCTTCAGTAATAGGATTAGTTTTAGGGCTTTTTGCTTGGGTATCGGGTAATTTCATTATGGCTAATTATCTTAACATTATGTACATTCCAGGATCTGGCGAACTGACCATCTTTATTGCAGCATTTGTGGGTGCTCTTATTGGTTTCCTTTGGTACAACTCCTATCCAGCTCAAGTCTTTATGGGAGATACGGGAAGTTTAACTATAGGTGGTATTATAGCAACGTTCGCAGTACTGATTCGTAAAGAGCTGCTTATTCCTATCCTTTGTGGCATTTTCCTTATCGAATCTCTCTCGGTTATGATTCAAGTGTCTGTTTTTAAGTATCGAAAAAAACGTTATGGATACGATTATGCATCTTCACATCGTGTTTTTCTAATGACACCTCTTCATCATCACTATCAGAAAAAAGGGTTTCACGAAGTAAAAATTGTTAATCGGTTTGTGATTGTTTCCATCATTTTAGGCATTTTAACCATTGTTACATTAAAACTTCGATAAACATGAACATCCCGTCAAAAACATGGTCACATCAAAATTCAGCACATAGTTTGGCTAGCATTATTAACGAAATTCTCGAACACAGCAGAAAGGAATTTTTAAAACTTAATTTCTCTCCTCTTTCATTTACAGAACATCGAATAGAATATGTGGTAAAAATTAAAAATGTATCCTACATCAATGATAGCCTGGCTACCAATGTACATGCTACATGGTATGCCCTGGAATCTTTACCACCTGGTATCATCTGGATTGCTGGTGGTGTCAATATTCGGCAAAACTACGACATCCTTGTTCAACCCATTAGAAAAAAGGTAAAGACCATCATTTTGCTCGGAAAAAACAATCATCTTCTGAAAGATGCAATTAAGGATATCTCAATAACTACTTATGAAACCTCTGAAATGAAAGAAGCAGTCTTGTTGGCTTATAAGTTGGCTTCACCTGGAGAAATAGTATTGCTTTCTCCTGCTTGCCCAAGTTTCGATTTATTTAAAAATTACAAGGAAAGAGGTACTTTATTTAAGAAAATTGTACTTGAACTATGAGAGGATGGCCTGGCTTTTTGAAAGGTGACCGTGTTTTGTGGATAATCAGTATCTTGTTATCCCTTATTTCTATTTTAGCTGTTTATAGTTCTACCGGAACTTTAGCTTTCAAATACAAAGGTGGTAATACTGAATATTTTGTAATAAAACATGTCCTCATTCTTCTCAGTGGCTTTATTATTATGTATGTTGTTCACAACATTCCTTATAGTTTTTTCTCACGCATAAGCAACCTGCTATTTTATACCTCCATCGTCCTTCTTGTTATAACAATTTTTAGAGGTACTTCTTATAATGAAGCCTTACGATGGCTTACCATTCCTGGAATAAATATCAGTTTTCAAGCTTCAGATGTAGCCAAATTTTCACTCATCGTATATCTTGCAAAAAATCTTGCTGTGTATGAAAATCAGATTACAAATTATCAATTTTTCTTAAAAAAGTTTATTCTTCCTGTCGTTGTTGTTTCATTGCTCATTTTGCCTAGTAATTTTTCCACAGCTGCTCTCATCCTTGTAGTGTGTATGTTAGTTATTTTCACATCTACCATACCGCTCAAAAACTTTTTTTATACGTCAGGTCTGCTTCTTGCAACTCTTTTAATAGCTATCCTTATTCTATATGCTTTGCCTAATAAAGGTCGTGTAGAAACTTGGAAAAGCAGAATTGAATCGTTCGTTAAGTACAAAGATGACCTTGAGAAAAACTACCAGTCCTTACAGGCTAAAATAGCTATTGCCTCTGGGGGCATGTTTGGAAAAATGCCTGGTAATTCTTCTCAGAAAAGCTTTCTTCCTAATCCTTTTTCTGACTTCATCTACGCATTCATTGCAGAAGAATATGGCATTTGGGGACCTATGATTATTCTTGTTCTTTATCTTATTTTGCTATACAGAACTATCGTAATTGCTAGAAAAAATGAAGGACGTTTTGGAATTTATATGTCATTGGGTATAGGTTTCATGTTGTTCCTTCAAGCTATGATTAACATGGGAGTCTCGGTAGGAATTTTCCCTGTGACTGGACAACCTTTACCCCTTGTCAGTATGGGTGGAACGTCTATTTGGTTCACCTGTCTTTCTCTTGGAATTATCCTTAACATTAGTCAACAAAATCAACAAGAACAACAAAATGAAGAACATTATGAAATCCCATCATCGCAAAACTAAGCTTCTTTTTTCTGCAGGAGGCACTGGTGGACATATTTTCCCAGCTCTTGCCGTTGCTAAGTATATCAAAAATCATTTTCCTGAAACAGAGATACTTTTTGTTGGCTCTAAAGAACGAAAAGAGATGGAAATCGTTCCCCATCATGGTTTTCCAATTGTGGGTTTAAGCCTTCGAAGCGGTCTAAAAAGAAATCTATCCTTACACAACTTTAAAGTTCTCCGACAAACTTTTCAGAGCTTGAGAGAAATGAAAAAAATTCTTAAAGAATATAAACCTGATATTGTGGTGGGTTTTGGTGGCTACATCACAGGGCCTGTACTCAAAAAAGCTATCTGTTTTAATATACCAGTTGTTATTCAAGAGCAAAATGCCATACCTGGTTTAACAAACAGGCTTCTTGCACATAAAGCCAACTTTATTTTCACCGGTTTTGATGGGATGGATAAATATTTCGATGCAAGCAAAATCATACATACAGGAAATCCAGTTAGGGAAGATATCATCAATAACGTATACTCCAGAGAAGAAGCCATTCGTCAACTTGGACTTAATCATGAATTACCAGTTCTTCTCGTTCTTGGTGGTACTTTAGGTTCAAGAAGTATCAATCATGCCATGTTACAGATTCTTTGCGAACTCAATAGAAAGAATATTCAGGTTATATGGCAAACTGGTAAACATTATTATGTGAGTGCTAGAAATTTCGTCATTTCTCGTGAATTGAAAGGATGTATCGTAGAAGAGTTCATCGAAGATATGCCACGAGCCTATGCAGCAGCAGATATTATCATTGCTAGAGCTGGCGCCTTAACATTAGCTGAACTGCAAGTGGTGGGGAAACCTTCGATTGTAATTCCTTCCCCTCACGTTACCAATGATCACCAAACTAAAAATGCACGTAAACTCTATCAACGAAATGCTATCATTCTTCTCCATGATAGCGAAATAAATAACAAACTATTACCAACCATTGAAGAACTTCTCAACAATGCTGAACTGAGGCAAAGACTTGCAAGCGAACTTAAAAAAATGGCCAATCCCGATGCAACAAATAAAATTGCACATCTCATCATGGAAATCGCTGAACTAAAAAAAATAAGTAAGCATGAGTAAAACGTATTACTTACTTGGAATTGGCGGTATAGGTATGAGTGCTATTGCTGAATTTTTGCTGCTTGAGGGACATGAGGTTTATGGCTTCGACGCTGCATGCACCCCTTTGACTGAAAAACTTCAGCAAATGGGTGCAAAAATACACTATGAACCAGATCCAGAATCCATCCCTCAAAATATTGACGTGGTCATCTTTACTCCTGCTATTCCTGACGATTTTGAAGAGTGGACTACAATAAAAAAATTACAAATTCCCATTTTAAAACGTATTGACTTCATTGGCCAGCTTGTAGCCGATATACCAGTTATTGCAGTAGCTGGTACTCACGGAAAAACAACCGTTTCTGCCCTCATAGCACATACATTAAAACAAGTTCGCATACCCCAACTTAGTTTCATCGGAGGTATAGTCAAAAAATATGACACCAACCTGTTCTACGACAAAATGCCACAATGGGCTGTCGTTGAAGCTGATGAGTATGATCGTTCTTTCCTTAAATTATCCCCACGCCATGCTATCATCAATGCCATTGAAGCAGATCACTTAGATGTTTACGAAAATGAAGAAAAACTTTTTTCAGCTTTTTCTACATTCATTAACAAAACTCATCCGCAAGGGGAAGTATGTATCTCACATGATGTACGCTTAAACAAGCTAGACGTATCTCGATCATTTTGCACATATGGCATAGAACAAGGACATGTTCAAGCTAGAAACATCTCCATAAATAATGGTAAAACAGAATTTGACGTCTACATGAATGAACAACCTTTTATAAAAAGCATTCAATTACCATTTCCTGGCACCTACCAAATAAAAAATGCCCTTGCAGCTACTATTATGTTATCAAAAATTGGGCTTTCTGCTTCACAAATCAAAAATGGTATAGAAACATTTCCGGGTATCAAGCGACGTTTCGATATAATTATAGAAACCGAACATGTAGTTTACATCGACGACTACGCACACCATCCAACAGAAATCAAATCATTGATCGAAGCTATTCGTACATCATATCCTAGAAAATATATAAAAGGTATTTTTCAACCTCATCTCTACTCCAGAACGAGAGATCTGGCACAAGATTTTGCTGCCGTACTAGATTTGATTGACGAACCTCTTATCACAGATATTTACCCAGCACGAGAAAAACCAATACCCGGTATCGACCATGAATTTTTGCTTTCTCTTATGAAAAACCCACTTAAACGCTATGTCCCTTACGGTTCTATCCCTCAAGAAGCAAGAAATATCTCAGGAATTTTGCTTACTATAGGAGCTGGCAATGTGGATTTGCTCATCCCTGATATTGTAAAAAAAATCATTGAAAAATGAGGAAGAAAAAACTATTTTTAATGATAGCTCTCATTCTTGCTATTTTATCAGGATGGCTCATGTGGTTTGTTAATCAAACCTACTCCAATGAATATATTCAAAACATTCACGTCAGTATTCAAAATCCTTCTCAAAAAATCACGTATCAGGAGGAAGACATTCTTAGCATTCTCACCCAGAAACACGGCAATCTACTTACGAGAAAAATTAAAGAAATCAATACCATGGATTTATTGTCAACATTAAGTAAACATCCATGGTTTAAAAACATTAAAATTTACCTTAAAAACCAAACATTATACATCGAACTAGGCATTAGAAATCCAATAGCAAGGCTATTCGATAGTCAGGGAAGATTTTATTTTCTAGACGATGAAGGTTACGTATTACCTAGTCCCGACAAACCTGTCTTTAAAACACTTGTTGTTAATGGTAAAAACATACCATCTTACATTCCTGGTCTAAAATTAAGTTTGATCGATCATATTCCTTACGACAGCTTGCAAAAACTTAGTGTTTTATCTAAATTATACACGCTTACATATCATATCGAAAATGACACTCTCATGCGTGAACTCATTTCACAAGTGTACATCAAAAGTCCGAATCAATTTGAACTCATCACTTTTATAACCCAACAACCTTTGATGTTAGGGGATATCGATGATCTGAAAACAAAGTTTACCAACATTCGCTACTTTTTCAAATATGGTATTCCCCAAATTGACATAGAGAAATATGCAAGTTTTCATTTTCAATATATAAACCAAGTCGTTGGAATTAGAAAATAATAGTCATATGAAAAATAAAAATGATTTTTTAGTAGGGCTTGATATCGGAACAACCAAAATCGCTGTCATAGTTGGTCAATTAAATGATTTCAAAAAGCTCAACGTATTAGGGCATGCCGTCGTAGAATCGCCCGGAGTAAAGAGAGGAGTCATACACAACATTGATAAGACCGTTGAAGCTATTAGGACAGCAGTTGAGATAGCAGAACGACAAAGCAGAACAGAAATCCATCAAGTCAATGTTGGTATAGCTGGCCAACATATTCGTAGTTTACATCAGATTCAAAGTGTCATAAGGAATAATCCAGAAGAAGAAATTTCACAACAAGAAATCAATGATCTGATTAAAAACATGTATAGACTCAACCTCAATCCGGGTGAAGAAATTATTCATGTCATTCCTGAAGAATATATAGTAAACGGCGAACATGATATCAAAGATCCAGTAGGTATGATCGGTTCATCGATGGACGTAAAATTTCATATCATTACTGGTTCCATGTCTGCCATTGCTAACATTCAGAAATCTGTCAATAAAGCCGGACTTCACATCAACGATCTGATTCTAGAACCATTGGCTAGCAGTTATGCAGTCTTGAGTGAAGAAGAGAAAGAAGCTGGTGTTGCATTGATCGACATTGGTGGAGGCACTACAGATCTAGCCATATTTGTAGATGGTATTCTCGTCCATTCTGCAGTGATTCCCTTCGGTGGTGATATTATCACTGAAGATATCAAGGTGGGACTTTCTATTTTGCGAAATCACGCTGAAGCACTTAAAATAAAATTCGGAAATGCACTTCCAGACGAAGTAAAAGATGATGTCTACATTTCCATACCTGGATTAAAAGGAAGATCTCCTAAAGAAATATCCATGAAAAACCTTTCACTAATAATTCATGCAAGAACTGAAGAAATTCTAGAATTTATATATAACGAAATCAAAAATGCTGGTTTTCATAGGAAACTCATCGCAGGTATTGTTTTAACAGGAGGTGGATCTCAGTTGAAAAATATTGCTCAATTGTGTCAATTCGTTACCGGAATGGAAACTCGCATAGGTTACCCTACCGAACATTTGGGTAATTCCGTATCTAAAGAGCTACATCAGCCCATGTATTCTACATCCATAGGACTTATCCTGCATGAAGTTTATATGGAAGAAAATGTTTCCGTCAATGAGAACACTCCCAATCAAGGCGGTCGTGAAGTAAAAGGATTTTTCAGAAAACTCATTCAAAAAAGTTCAAAATTTTTTGAAGATGACATTGAATAATTAAAAATGAAAAATATGGAAAATATGTTGACGAATATTCAGATTGTAGATGAAGATGCAACCAACCCCATTATTAAAGTAATGGGCGTGGGAGGAGGTGGTAGTAATGCCGTTAATCACATGTTCAAACAAGGAATCTATGGAGTTGAATTTGTCGTGGTAAATACTGATAATCAAGCTTTAAGTATTAGCCCTGTACCCATTAAAATCCAAATTGGCAAAAAACTCACACGTGGTAGGGGAGCAGGAAATGACCCCATGAAAGGTCGCGAAGCAGCCATGGAAAACTTGGACGAAATTCGGGCCGTGCTCGAACGAAACACGCAAATGCTTTTTATTGCTGCAGGTATGGGTGGTGGAACCGGCACAGGCGCTGCTCCTGTTATTGCAAAACTTGCACAAGAAATGGGAATACTTACGGTTGGGATCGTAACTCGTCCATTTTCGTTTGAAGGCAAACTAAGAAAAAAACACGCCGAAGAAGGCATTGAAGAACTGAAAAAACATTGCGACTCGTTAATTATCATCAGCAACGATAAAATTAGAGATCATTTTGGTAATCTTAAGTTTTCAGAAGCCTTTGCAAATGCCGATAATATTCTCACTATAGCTGCCAAAGGCATAGCAGAAATTATTACCGTACCAGGCTACGTTAACGTGGACTTTGAAGATGTTAAAACCGTCATGAAAGGAAGTGGCATGGCTATTATGGGAACCGGTATCGCAGAAGGCCAAAATAGAGCTCAAAAAGCTGTAGAAGCTGCAATTCACTCACCACTTCTGGACGACATCGATTTACAAGGAGCTCAAAAGATTCTTCTCTATATCTCGACCAGTGAAGAAGAGCTTACCATGGACGAAATTAAAGACATTACAGACTATATTCAGTACGCAACAGGCAATATTGCCGACA includes these proteins:
- the murG gene encoding undecaprenyldiphospho-muramoylpentapeptide beta-N-acetylglucosaminyltransferase; protein product: MKNIMKSHHRKTKLLFSAGGTGGHIFPALAVAKYIKNHFPETEILFVGSKERKEMEIVPHHGFPIVGLSLRSGLKRNLSLHNFKVLRQTFQSLREMKKILKEYKPDIVVGFGGYITGPVLKKAICFNIPVVIQEQNAIPGLTNRLLAHKANFIFTGFDGMDKYFDASKIIHTGNPVREDIINNVYSREEAIRQLGLNHELPVLLVLGGTLGSRSINHAMLQILCELNRKNIQVIWQTGKHYYVSARNFVISRELKGCIVEEFIEDMPRAYAAADIIIARAGALTLAELQVVGKPSIVIPSPHVTNDHQTKNARKLYQRNAIILLHDSEINNKLLPTIEELLNNAELRQRLASELKKMANPDATNKIAHLIMEIAELKKISKHE
- a CDS encoding UDP-N-acetylmuramoyl-L-alanyl-D-glutamate--2,6-diaminopimelate ligase, which codes for MKTLKELFKDLPVKIPEENLTVHHITSDSRNVQPGDIFFAIPGSNVDGHQFISQAIEKGAQVIVCKHLPEERSQAIFVQVDDPAFYYGEVCARYFDHPSKSMKVVGVTGTNGKTSTVTFLYQLMQNMGYRSGLISTIHYFDGIKYLPASHTTPDAYVLQALLHEMVKNDCRFVFMEVSSHAAHQKRIQGIYFAGGVFTNITHDHLDYHGTFANYLRAKQSFFDNLPPDAFALYNSDDRNGLIITQNTKAKKFSYGINSFADFKAEILEKSMEGSLLSIQGKQVWVQVPGKYNAYNILATYGVGTLLGLDENDILISLSQIQAPKGRFEVQKSADGVYAIVDYAHTPDALEKLLTTIKELNISGELWVVGGAGGNRDKTKRPIMGEIMASYADKVILTSDNPRFENPERIIQDMFEGVSSDNRKKIFQMIDRRQAIEFACRMAKPNDVILIVGKGHEPYQEIQGIKYPFNDYEIIAENLSKRT
- the ftsZ gene encoding cell division protein FtsZ; the encoded protein is MENMLTNIQIVDEDATNPIIKVMGVGGGGSNAVNHMFKQGIYGVEFVVVNTDNQALSISPVPIKIQIGKKLTRGRGAGNDPMKGREAAMENLDEIRAVLERNTQMLFIAAGMGGGTGTGAAPVIAKLAQEMGILTVGIVTRPFSFEGKLRKKHAEEGIEELKKHCDSLIIISNDKIRDHFGNLKFSEAFANADNILTIAAKGIAEIITVPGYVNVDFEDVKTVMKGSGMAIMGTGIAEGQNRAQKAVEAAIHSPLLDDIDLQGAQKILLYISTSEEELTMDEIKDITDYIQYATGNIADIIWGNGYDSSLGKALSVTIIATQFQHEQLYSSASSQIISLNERNNLEQTEQEPFVITTKNQQSTHSESENLNSTSHTSNKTSIDVTLPPAPLSNTPIQNQTKEEEKLLKEKTIEKRLKNFNSPLLKNINISELEDVPAYLRKGITLNKEIPSDMVSISSFTLNIDENKNITLKENNSFLHNNVD
- a CDS encoding FtsW/RodA/SpoVE family cell cycle protein: MRGWPGFLKGDRVLWIISILLSLISILAVYSSTGTLAFKYKGGNTEYFVIKHVLILLSGFIIMYVVHNIPYSFFSRISNLLFYTSIVLLVITIFRGTSYNEALRWLTIPGINISFQASDVAKFSLIVYLAKNLAVYENQITNYQFFLKKFILPVVVVSLLILPSNFSTAALILVVCMLVIFTSTIPLKNFFYTSGLLLATLLIAILILYALPNKGRVETWKSRIESFVKYKDDLEKNYQSLQAKIAIASGGMFGKMPGNSSQKSFLPNPFSDFIYAFIAEEYGIWGPMIILVLYLILLYRTIVIARKNEGRFGIYMSLGIGFMLFLQAMINMGVSVGIFPVTGQPLPLVSMGGTSIWFTCLSLGIILNISQQNQQEQQNEEHYEIPSSQN
- the murC gene encoding UDP-N-acetylmuramate--L-alanine ligase: MSKTYYLLGIGGIGMSAIAEFLLLEGHEVYGFDAACTPLTEKLQQMGAKIHYEPDPESIPQNIDVVIFTPAIPDDFEEWTTIKKLQIPILKRIDFIGQLVADIPVIAVAGTHGKTTVSALIAHTLKQVRIPQLSFIGGIVKKYDTNLFYDKMPQWAVVEADEYDRSFLKLSPRHAIINAIEADHLDVYENEEKLFSAFSTFINKTHPQGEVCISHDVRLNKLDVSRSFCTYGIEQGHVQARNISINNGKTEFDVYMNEQPFIKSIQLPFPGTYQIKNALAATIMLSKIGLSASQIKNGIETFPGIKRRFDIIIETEHVVYIDDYAHHPTEIKSLIEAIRTSYPRKYIKGIFQPHLYSRTRDLAQDFAAVLDLIDEPLITDIYPAREKPIPGIDHEFLLSLMKNPLKRYVPYGSIPQEARNISGILLTIGAGNVDLLIPDIVKKIIEK
- the ftsA gene encoding cell division protein FtsA, producing the protein MKNKNDFLVGLDIGTTKIAVIVGQLNDFKKLNVLGHAVVESPGVKRGVIHNIDKTVEAIRTAVEIAERQSRTEIHQVNVGIAGQHIRSLHQIQSVIRNNPEEEISQQEINDLIKNMYRLNLNPGEEIIHVIPEEYIVNGEHDIKDPVGMIGSSMDVKFHIITGSMSAIANIQKSVNKAGLHINDLILEPLASSYAVLSEEEKEAGVALIDIGGGTTDLAIFVDGILVHSAVIPFGGDIITEDIKVGLSILRNHAEALKIKFGNALPDEVKDDVYISIPGLKGRSPKEISMKNLSLIIHARTEEILEFIYNEIKNAGFHRKLIAGIVLTGGGSQLKNIAQLCQFVTGMETRIGYPTEHLGNSVSKELHQPMYSTSIGLILHEVYMEENVSVNENTPNQGGREVKGFFRKLIQKSSKFFEDDIE
- a CDS encoding transpeptidase family protein, which codes for MKEKATPRNDQQTIFSKAFLVWLGGVVLSLLIFYSLIKIKFFEKHTYIEKSKLFFTVREETVPAMRGNIYASDGTLLATSSPRYDIYIDFKAIDSSLWKDSISILCDSLAKFFKKRYDSKKLFQDLSVQKKKGNRYYKLADNVSFYEMRRLSRFPIFNKGKFKGGFIVENKSSRELMFGELAKRTIGYKIDKYYVGLEGAFDEVLRGIEGKRLIKRVAPNTWLPLSENTEIKPIDGKDILTTIDINLQEITHNALYNHLKKQKAHHGCAVVMEVKTGEIKAIVNLTRMPDSSYAETYNYAIGEGYEPGSTFKLISLMVALDDQKIKPEDILPTGNGQIVFRDKKGNIVSILKDAHEGGYGNITIKQAFELSSNVGIAMAIMKAYGKNPSEFVEKIAKKYDLLSPLNLEILGEAKPYMVEPGKSGWSNLISLPWLSIGYGVKLSPIHLLTFYNAIANDGVMVKPRFVKAFLSREDTIKKFQPVILKSPLCKPATVEILRSFMEGVVEQGTAQVLKKATFKIAGKTATAQISRGGKYKEAGSAEYYASFVGYFPADTPIYSCIVVVNRPSAGEYYGGTVAAPVFLEIADKIYTYMNQLMVKKTTVTSMPKVSAITSYKKLSHLFSMLGWQISYPIPQDIYDYVNVNSKTLETILPTQSIRKKILPSLIGLKAQDAIDVLEKLNCTPVIEGKGEVVEQFPFAGTTVYKNMKVTLKLK
- the mraY gene encoding phospho-N-acetylmuramoyl-pentapeptide-transferase, with the protein product MFYYVFEFLDKTYDIPGTGVFQYISFRAAMSAITSLLIALLIGKRIIKWLKKHQIGEEIRNLGLNGEEQKRNTPTMGGIIIIISTIVPTLLFSKLDNIYVIIMTVATVWLGMIGFIDDYIKIFRKNKKGLKPLFKIFGQIAIGLFVGLMMYFHPQIVIREKYSSQEIAIQYQKKCLKEASDFYKEESRSLKTTIPFLKNNEFNYGVLTSWMGKFQKYFEWLVFAIIVTFIIVAVSNGANLTDGLDGLAAGTSSVIGLVLGLFAWVSGNFIMANYLNIMYIPGSGELTIFIAAFVGALIGFLWYNSYPAQVFMGDTGSLTIGGIIATFAVLIRKELLIPILCGIFLIESLSVMIQVSVFKYRKKRYGYDYASSHRVFLMTPLHHHYQKKGFHEVKIVNRFVIVSIILGILTIVTLKLR